From the genome of Eucalyptus grandis isolate ANBG69807.140 chromosome 2, ASM1654582v1, whole genome shotgun sequence, one region includes:
- the LOC104433544 gene encoding pre-mRNA-processing factor 17 isoform X1, with product MDLLQSYAEDNDGDLGPHSSPEPSPPRLLPSKSAAPKVDDTTLALTVAKTNQTLARPIDPSQHAVAFNPTYDQLWAPICGPAHPYAKDGIAQGMRNHKLGFVEDAAIGSFLFDEQYNTFQRYGYAADPCASTGNEYVGDLDALKQNDGISVYNIRQQEQKRRRIELKKEDEGQGAEGPGEEEEAAAAEAENPATDTWLMKNKKSPWAGKKEGLQGELTEEQKKYAEEYAKKKGEERGEGGREKAEVVSDKSTFHGKEERDYQGRSWIAPPKDAKATNDHCYIPKRLVHTWSGHTKGVSAIRFFPKHGHLILSAGMDTKVKIWDVFNSGKCMRTYMGHSKAVRDISFCNDGTKFLTAGYDKNIKYWDTETGKVISTFSTGKIPYVVKLHPDDEKQNILLAGMSDKKIVQWDMNTGQITQEYDQHLGAVNTITFVDDNRRFVTSSDDKSLRVWEFGIPVVIKYISEPHMHSMPSISLHPNTNWLAAQSLDNQILIYSTRERFQLNKKKRFAGHIVAGYACQVNFSPDGRFVMSGDGEGRCWFWDWKSCKVFRTLKCHEGVCIGCEWHPLEQSKVATCGWDGLIKYWD from the exons ATGGATCTCCTGCAATCTTACGCGGAGGATAACGACGGTGATCTCGGCCCTCACTCCTCGCCGGAACCCTCGCCGCCCCGCCTCCTCCCCTCCAAATCCGCCGCCCCGAAGGTTGACGACACCACGCTCGCCCTCACCGTCGCGAAGACCAACCAAACCCTAGCCCGCCCCATCGACCCGTCCCAGCACGCCGTCGCCTTCAACCCCACCTACGACCAGCTATGGGCCCCAATCTGCGGCCCCGCCCACCCCTACGCCAAGGACGGCATCGCCCAGGGCATGCGCAACCACAAGCTCGGCTTCGTCGAGGACGCCGCCATCGGCTCCTTCCTCTTCGACGAGCAGTACAACACGTTCCAGAGGTACGGGTACGCCGCCGACCCCTGCGCCTCCACGGGGAACGAGTACGTCGGCGACCTCGACGCGCTCAAGCAGAACGACGGCATCTCGGTGTACAATATCCGCCAGCAGGAGCAGAAGCGGCGGCGGATCGAgctgaagaaggaagacgaGGGGCAGGGCGCGGAGGGCcccggcgaggaggaggaggccgccGCTGCCGAGGCCGAGAACCCCGCGACCGACACGTGGTTGATGAAGAACAAGAAGTCGCCCTGGGCGGGCAAGAAGGAAGGGCTGCAGGGGGAGCTGACGGAGGAGCAGAAGAAGTATGCTGAAGAGTACGCGAAGAAGAAGGGCGAGGAGAGGGGCGAGGGCGGCAGGGAGAAGGCGGAGGTGGTTTCCGATAAGAGCACATTCCATGGTAAAGAGGAGAGGGATTATCAGGGCAGGTCGTGGATCGCGCCGCCCAAGGACGCCAAGGCAACGAATGATCATTGTTATATACCCAAGAGATTGGTGCACACCTGGAGTGGGCACACCAAGGGCGTGTCTGCCATTAGGTTCTTCCCCAAGCATGGTCACTTGATCCTCTCAGCTGGGATGGATACTAAGGTGAAGATCTGGGACGTGTTCAATTCGGGTAAGTGTATGAGGACTTACATGGGTCATTCGAAAGCTGTTAGGGACATATCGTTTTGTAATGACGGGACTAAGTTCTTGACTGCCGGTTATGATAAGAACATCAAATATTGGGATACTGAAACCGGGAAGGTTATCTCTACTTTTTCCACTGGGAAAATTCCTTATGTGGTTAAGTTGCATCCGGACGATGAAAAGCAGAATATTTTGTTGGCGGGAATGAGCGATAAAAAGATTGTTCAGTGGGATATGAATACGGGGCAGATTACACAGGAATATGATCAGCATTTGGGTGCGGTGAATACGATTACCTTTGTTGATGATAACCGGAGGTTTGTGACGTCAAGCGATGATAAGTCCCTTCGTGTTTGGGAATTTGGGATCCCTGTGGTTATTAAGTATATAAGTGAGCCTCATATGCATTCTATGCCCTCGATCTCGCTGCATCCAAATACGAATTGGCTTGCAGCACAGAGTCTGGACAATCAGATTCTTATTTATAGCACTAGGGAAAGATTTCAGCTCAATAAGAAGAAGAGGTTTGCTGGCCACATTGTGGCTGGCTACGCCTGTCAAGTTAACTTCTCACCAGATGGTCGTTTTGTTATGTCTGGAGATGGAGAGGGTAGATGCTGGTTCTGGGACTGGAAGAGTTGCAAAGTCTTCAGAACTCTGAAATGTCATGAGGGGGTATGTATTGGGTGTGAGTGGCATCCACTGGAACAAAGTAAAGTAGCAACCTGTGGCTGGGATGGCTTAATCAAGTATTG GGACTGA
- the LOC104433544 gene encoding pre-mRNA-processing factor 17 isoform X2, which produces MDLLQSYAEDNDGDLGPHSSPEPSPPRLLPSKSAAPKVDDTTLALTVAKTNQTLARPIDPSQHAVAFNPTYDQLWAPICGPAHPYAKDGIAQGMRNHKLGFVEDAAIGSFLFDEQYNTFQRYGYAADPCASTGNEYVGDLDALKQNDGISVYNIRQQEQKRRRIELKKEDEGQGAEGPGEEEEAAAAEAENPATDTWLMKNKKSPWAGKKEGLQGELTEEQKKYAEEYAKKKGEERGEGGREKAEVVSDKSTFHGKEERDYQGRSWIAPPKDAKATNDHCYIPKRLVHTWSGHTKGVSAIRFFPKHGHLILSAGMDTKVKIWDVFNSGKCMRTYMGHSKAVRDISFCNDGTKFLTAGYDKNIKYWDTETGKVISTFSTGKIPYVVKLHPDDEKQNILLAGMSDKKIVQWDMNTGQITQEYDQHLGAVNTITFVDDNRRFVTSSDDKSLRVWEFGIPVVIKYISEPHMHSMPSISLHPNTNWLAAQSLDNQILIYSTRERFQLNKKKRFAGHIVAGYACQVNFSPDGRFVMSGDGEGRCWFWDWKSCKVFRTLKCHEGVCIGCEWHPLEQSKVATCGWDGLIKYW; this is translated from the coding sequence ATGGATCTCCTGCAATCTTACGCGGAGGATAACGACGGTGATCTCGGCCCTCACTCCTCGCCGGAACCCTCGCCGCCCCGCCTCCTCCCCTCCAAATCCGCCGCCCCGAAGGTTGACGACACCACGCTCGCCCTCACCGTCGCGAAGACCAACCAAACCCTAGCCCGCCCCATCGACCCGTCCCAGCACGCCGTCGCCTTCAACCCCACCTACGACCAGCTATGGGCCCCAATCTGCGGCCCCGCCCACCCCTACGCCAAGGACGGCATCGCCCAGGGCATGCGCAACCACAAGCTCGGCTTCGTCGAGGACGCCGCCATCGGCTCCTTCCTCTTCGACGAGCAGTACAACACGTTCCAGAGGTACGGGTACGCCGCCGACCCCTGCGCCTCCACGGGGAACGAGTACGTCGGCGACCTCGACGCGCTCAAGCAGAACGACGGCATCTCGGTGTACAATATCCGCCAGCAGGAGCAGAAGCGGCGGCGGATCGAgctgaagaaggaagacgaGGGGCAGGGCGCGGAGGGCcccggcgaggaggaggaggccgccGCTGCCGAGGCCGAGAACCCCGCGACCGACACGTGGTTGATGAAGAACAAGAAGTCGCCCTGGGCGGGCAAGAAGGAAGGGCTGCAGGGGGAGCTGACGGAGGAGCAGAAGAAGTATGCTGAAGAGTACGCGAAGAAGAAGGGCGAGGAGAGGGGCGAGGGCGGCAGGGAGAAGGCGGAGGTGGTTTCCGATAAGAGCACATTCCATGGTAAAGAGGAGAGGGATTATCAGGGCAGGTCGTGGATCGCGCCGCCCAAGGACGCCAAGGCAACGAATGATCATTGTTATATACCCAAGAGATTGGTGCACACCTGGAGTGGGCACACCAAGGGCGTGTCTGCCATTAGGTTCTTCCCCAAGCATGGTCACTTGATCCTCTCAGCTGGGATGGATACTAAGGTGAAGATCTGGGACGTGTTCAATTCGGGTAAGTGTATGAGGACTTACATGGGTCATTCGAAAGCTGTTAGGGACATATCGTTTTGTAATGACGGGACTAAGTTCTTGACTGCCGGTTATGATAAGAACATCAAATATTGGGATACTGAAACCGGGAAGGTTATCTCTACTTTTTCCACTGGGAAAATTCCTTATGTGGTTAAGTTGCATCCGGACGATGAAAAGCAGAATATTTTGTTGGCGGGAATGAGCGATAAAAAGATTGTTCAGTGGGATATGAATACGGGGCAGATTACACAGGAATATGATCAGCATTTGGGTGCGGTGAATACGATTACCTTTGTTGATGATAACCGGAGGTTTGTGACGTCAAGCGATGATAAGTCCCTTCGTGTTTGGGAATTTGGGATCCCTGTGGTTATTAAGTATATAAGTGAGCCTCATATGCATTCTATGCCCTCGATCTCGCTGCATCCAAATACGAATTGGCTTGCAGCACAGAGTCTGGACAATCAGATTCTTATTTATAGCACTAGGGAAAGATTTCAGCTCAATAAGAAGAAGAGGTTTGCTGGCCACATTGTGGCTGGCTACGCCTGTCAAGTTAACTTCTCACCAGATGGTCGTTTTGTTATGTCTGGAGATGGAGAGGGTAGATGCTGGTTCTGGGACTGGAAGAGTTGCAAAGTCTTCAGAACTCTGAAATGTCATGAGGGGGTATGTATTGGGTGTGAGTGGCATCCACTGGAACAAAGTAAAGTAGCAACCTGTGGCTGGGATGGCTTAATCAAGTATTGGTAA
- the LOC104433542 gene encoding polygalacturonase-1 non-catalytic subunit beta, whose protein sequence is MALFLLLWLSSFSVAAAAPAADANPFTPKAYLVRYWNQRVTNDLPKPPFLLSKASPLTAADAVAFAKLAARGAISDHLPSFCAAARLLCLPDLPSAIVERHDRDSNFAAYSNKNFTAYGANGVGRRDSFKGYSVDENLPVSSFRRYSRGSTIHRDEFSTYGAQGNVADQSFNSYGVASTGGHGEFIEYNKDVNIPNLNFNNYGSSGEGRSHSFSGYTEGTNAGAETFTTYSRNGNRAPSEFTAYATDSNTVGSGFSAYSQGGDGANNSFTSYGFNGNNPHNRFNSYGNGVNGAVENFKTYRESANVGEDSFTSYVKDSKSAEVNFANYGKTFNEGTDKFTGYGGGATGQAVGFKIYGVNNSFKGYDKNVIATFSSYTNRTTSSSTTDAIAAASVKNINRWVEPGKFFRESMLKMGTVMPMPDIRDKMPRRSFLPRSIASKLPFSSTKVDELKQIFHAGQNSTMEKIMADALAECERAPSRGESKQCVSSIEDMIDFATSILGRNVAVRSTESIKGSNREILIGQVKGINGGEVTKSVSCHQSLFPYLLYYCHSVPKVRVYKADLLDPKLRTKINHGVAICHLDTSAWSASHGAFLALGSSPGHIEVCHWIFENDMTWTVAD, encoded by the exons atggctctcttcctcctcctctggcTCTCTTCTTTCAGC gttgccgccgccgccccagCCGCGGATGCCAATCCGTTCACTCCCAAGGCGTACCTCGTCCGCTACTGGAACCAGCGCGTCACCAACGACCTCCCCAAACCGCCCTTCCTCCTGTCCAAGGCCTCGCCCCTAACGGCTGCGGACGCGGTGGCTTTCGCCAAGCTCGCCGCCCGAGGCGCCATCTCCGACCACCTCCCCTCCTTCTGCGCCGCGGCGCGGCTGCTTTGCTTGCCAGACTTGCCGTCGGCCATCGTGGAGAGGCACGACCGGGACTCCAACTTTGCCGCCTACTCCAACAAGAACTTCACCGCCTACGGCGCCAACGGGGTCGGCAGGCGCGACTCATTTAAGGGCTACTCCGTCGACGAGAACCTGCCGGTCAGCTCGTTCCGCCGGTACAGCCGCGGCTCGACGATTCACCGCGATGAGTTCTCCACCTACGGCGCTCAAGGCAACGTGGCAGACCAGAGCTTCAACAGCTACGGAGTCGCCTCCACCGGCGGCCACGGCGAGTTCATCGAGTACAATAAAGACGTTAACATACCCAATCTCAACTTCAACAACTACGGCTCCAGCGGCGAAGGGAGATCGCACTCCTTCTCCGGTTACACTGAGGGGACCAATGCGGGGGCCGAAACGTTCACCACCTACAGCAGGAACGGAAACAGAGCTCCAAGCGAATTCACGGCGTACGCAACTGACTCCAACACCGTGGGTTCCGGGTTCAGTGCCTACAGCCAAGGCGGCGACGGCGCGAACAACAGCTTCACCAGTTACGGCTTCAACGGGAACAATCCCCATAACCGCTTCAACAGCTACGGCAATGGCGTGAACGGGGCTGTCGAGAATTTCAAGACGTATCGGGAGAGCGCTAACGTGGGCGAAGACTCATTCACTTCGTACGTGAAGGACTCAAAATCGGCGGAGGTCAACTTCGCCAACTACGGCAAGACTTTCAACGAGGGGACCGATAAGTTCACCGGATACGGTGGAGGAGCTACGGGGCAGGCCGTTGGGTTCAAGATCTACGGCGTCAACAATTCCTTCAAGGGCTATGATAAGAATGTGATCGCCACCTTCTCTAGCTACACGAACAGAACAACATCGTCCAGCACGACCGACGCAATCGCGGCAGCAAGTGTTAAGAACATAAATCGGTGGGTGGAGCCGGGCAAATTCTTCCGGGAATCGATGCTGAAGATGGGGACCGTGATGCCAATGCCCGACATTCGGGACAAAATGCCTAGGAGGTCGTTTTTGCCTCGGAGCATCGCGTCCAAGTTACCCTTCTCGAGTACAAAGGTCGACGAGCTCAAGCAAATTTTCCATGCCGGACAGAATTCCACCATGGAGAAGATAATGGCAGATGCACTCGCCGAGTGCGAGAGAGCACCAAGCCGCGGTGAGTCCAAGCAGTGTGTGTCCTCCATTGAGGATATGATCGACTTCGCCACATCGATCCTAGGACGCAATGTGGCGGTCCGGTCCACGGAAAGTATCAAAGGTTCGAACCGCGAGATCCTAATCGGACAAGTCAAAGGGATCAACGGTGGTGAGGTGACCAAATCGGTGTCTTGTCATCAGAGTTTGTTTCCTTATCTTCTCTATTATTGTCATTCGGTTCCAAAGGTCCGGGTCTACAAAGCAGATTTATTGGATCCAAAACTCAGGACCAAGATCAACCATGGCGTCGCCATTTGCCATCTTGACACATCGGCTTGGAGCGCTAGTCATGGAGCATTCCTCGCCCTAGGGTCTAGTCCAGGACATATCGAGGTTTGCCATTGGATTTTTGAAAACGACATGACATGGACAGTGGCCGATTGA
- the LOC104433543 gene encoding uncharacterized protein LOC104433543, protein MATLAPGILMKLLNGMNTGVKPTNEHRNSLLQVTDIVPADLDEKNLWPKHGFYIKISDSSHSIYASLPTEQDDFVLSNKMQLGQFIYIDRLEPGSPVPVLKGAKPLPGRHPLVGTPEPIMGLREKGERNDLTKSVSRVSSSRRGSWGKGPGGGGDILSSPMALKPVPLDFDQCTPVKERASSSVRNLSVSPLIRGKLVRDASSGAAIRSSVGGGLLAKMVDTKGESPALLRKSCITPASKFPRSRSVCDRDARVTVTSFNSADKKSVTPPPSTRKARGASALNADGDGQTPSVSKPSPKSQVQFANPAGDNNGTSLPMNLPGKLSILGKEAVSQRETAQKIALQALRDASATETVVRSLKMFSNLSRSARADAPAACFDKFLEFHQQILQAVSDMVSIQAATDMAQNKDFQDKDKEPEQDSQILNEIEENSMEPSRHSDLGSSRRRNPLYKSMAAFPDRGGKILKSNANPKFPSERRIPSTPLSKIALESIGENDENKKPGSSSMSSTIKLGKQIEAEAGKWFMDFLEKALEAGLKKSKGAGDGDVKKVPQSLIIKVINWIEVEQSDSTKHPVHPKATQIARKLRIKMKNP, encoded by the exons ATGGCGACCCTGGCACCTGGGATTCTCATGAAGCTCCTCAACGGAATGAACACGGGGGTCAAGCCCACGAACGAGCACAGGAACTCGCTCCTGCAAGTCACCGACATCGTCCCCGCCGACCTCGACGAGAAGAACCTCTGGCCCAAGCACGGGTTCTACATCAAGATCTCCGATTCCTCGCACTCCATCTACGCCAGCCTCCCTACCGAGCAAGACGACTTCGTCCTCAGCAACAAGATGCAGCTCGGCCAGTTCATTTACATCGACAGGCTGGAGCCGGGGTCGCCGGTCCCGGTTCTCAAGGGGGCGAAGCCTCTCCCGGGACGGCACCCGCTGGTCGGCACGCCGGAGCCGATCATGGGTCTTCGAGAAAAGGGCGAGAGGAATGACCTCACGAAATCAGTTTCGAGGGTTTCGTCTTCTCGAAGAGGATCTTGGGGCAAAGGGCCCGGTGGTGGAGGAGATATCCTTTCTTCTCCGATGGCTTTGAAGCCGGTCCCGCTGGATTTCGATCAGTGCACGCCGGTGAAAGAGCGGGCTAGTTCTTCAGTGAGGAATCTGTCGGTTTCGCCTCTTATCAGAGGGAAGCTGGTGAGGGATGCGAGTTCGGGCGCGGCAATTCGGTCCTCAGTCGGTGGTGGGCTTTTGGCGAAGATGGTGGACACCAAAGGGGAGAGCCCTGCTTTGCTCCGAAAGAGCTGCATTACGCCGGCATCAAAATTTCCCAGAAGCAGGAGCGTCTGCGACAGGGATGCAAGGGTCACGGTGACTTCCTTCAACTCAGCT GACAAGAAAAGCGTGACCCCGCCGCCAAGTACGAGGAAGGCGAGAGGAGCGTCTGCTTTAAATGCAGATGGAGATGGACAGACACCCTCCGTGTCaaagccctcgcccaaatcacAAGTCCAGTTTGCTAATCCGGCAGGGGATAATAATGGCACCAGTTTGCCCATGAACTTGCCTGGAAAGCTTAGTATCTTAGGCAAG GAGGCCGTGTCACAACGTGAGACAGCTCAGAAAATCGCTCTCCAAGCACTAAGAGATGCATCAGCAACCGAAACTGTAGTCCGGTCGCTAAA GATGTTCTCCAACTTAAGCAGATCAGCAAGAGCAGATGCTCCTGCGGCCTGCTTCGATAAGTTCCTGGAGTTTCATCAgcaaatcttgcaagcggtGTCTGATATGGTGTCCATTCAGGCAGCCACTGATATGGCTCAAAACAAGGACTTTCAGGACAAGGACAAAGAACCTGAACAGGATTCCCAAATCTTAAACGAAATAGAAGAAAATTCGATGGAGCCATCCCGGCACTCGGATCTAGGTTCGTCCAGAAGACGAAACCCGCTCTACAAGTCCATGGCAGCGTTTCCTGATAGGGGCGGAAAGATCCTGAAATCCAATGCCAACCCAAAATTCCCTTCGGAAAGGAGAATCCCGTCGACTCCACTCAGCAAGATAGCCCTCGAAAGCATTGGTGAGAACGACGAAAACAAGAAACCAGGTTCAAGTAGCATGAGCAGCACGATCAAATTGGGAAAACAGATCGAAGCAGAAGCTGGGAAGTGGTTCATGGATTTCCTGGAGAAAGCGCTGGAGGCAGGATTGAAGAAATCGAAGGGAGCAGGTGATGGGGACGTGAAGAAAGTGCCGCAGTCGCTCATCATCAAGGTCATAAACTGGATAGAGGTTGAACAGTCTGACAGCACGAAGCACCCGGTCCATCCTAAGGCGACACAGATTGCCCGGAAGCTGAGAATAAAGATGAAGAACCCTTAA